The following are encoded together in the Streptococcus oralis genome:
- a CDS encoding DUF2829 domain-containing protein encodes MTFEEILPGLKAKKKYVRTGWGGAENYVQLFDTIEQNGVALEVTPYFLINVSGEGEGFSMWSPTPCDVLATDWVEVYD; translated from the coding sequence ATGACTTTTGAAGAAATCCTGCCTGGGTTAAAAGCCAAGAAAAAATATGTACGCACTGGTTGGGGAGGGGCTGAAAACTATGTCCAACTCTTTGACACTATCGAACAAAACGGGGTTGCACTTGAAGTGACGCCCTATTTCCTAATCAACGTGTCTGGAGAAGGGGAAGGTTTTTCCATGTGGAGCCCGACACCTTGTGATGTTTTGGCGACGGATTGGGTAGAAGTGTATGACTAG
- a CDS encoding NUDIX hydrolase encodes MEIKKYFGVYAVCFENGKLLCIEKTRGPYQHRYDLPGGSQQLGEGLTETLIREVMEETGFTVRSYSNPRIYDVFVREELTNFMVHHIMAFYDIEINEKEAQVTISDAVSDGANDSLGYVWMDIQKITEENASPLVLKAKTELLGFPELNKTFYMNWKVRDEKLFNG; translated from the coding sequence ATGGAAATCAAAAAATACTTTGGAGTCTATGCTGTTTGCTTTGAAAATGGGAAGTTACTCTGCATTGAAAAAACGAGAGGCCCTTATCAACATCGTTATGATCTACCCGGTGGTAGTCAGCAACTTGGTGAAGGATTGACAGAAACGCTGATTAGAGAAGTTATGGAAGAGACAGGATTTACTGTTAGAAGCTACTCCAATCCTCGAATCTACGATGTTTTTGTCAGGGAAGAGTTAACAAATTTTATGGTTCATCATATCATGGCATTTTATGATATTGAGATAAACGAGAAGGAAGCTCAAGTTACGATTTCGGATGCTGTGTCTGATGGTGCGAATGATTCACTCGGATATGTTTGGATGGATATTCAGAAAATCACAGAAGAAAATGCCTCACCCTTAGTATTGAAGGCTAAGACAGAGTTACTAGGATTTCCAGAACTGAACAAGACTTTCTACATGAATTGGAAGGTGAGAGATGAAAAATTATTCAATGGATGA
- a CDS encoding 3-oxoacyl-ACP reductase, whose protein sequence is MTRRVLITGVSSGIGLAQARLFLENGYQVYGVDQGENPLLERDFHFLQRDLTLDLEPIFDWCPQVDVLCNTAGVLDNYKPLLDQTAQEIQEIFEINYMTPVELTRHYLTQMLENKKGIIINMCSIASSLAGGGGHAYTSSKHALAGFTKQLALDYAEAGIQVFGIAPGAVKTAMTAADFEPGGLADWVASETPIKRWIEPEEVAEISLFLASGKASAMQGQILTIDGGWSLK, encoded by the coding sequence ATGACTAGACGTGTATTGATTACGGGAGTAAGTTCAGGGATTGGTCTGGCTCAAGCACGACTCTTTTTAGAGAATGGCTATCAAGTTTATGGAGTTGACCAAGGTGAAAATCCACTCTTAGAGCGTGATTTTCACTTTTTACAGAGAGATTTGACCTTGGACTTGGAGCCAATTTTTGACTGGTGTCCTCAGGTGGATGTCTTGTGCAATACTGCTGGAGTTTTGGATAATTACAAACCCCTTTTGGATCAAACAGCGCAGGAAATTCAAGAGATTTTTGAAATCAACTATATGACTCCTGTTGAGTTGACTCGGCATTATTTGACACAAATGTTGGAAAATAAAAAAGGAATCATCATCAATATGTGTTCGATTGCTTCAAGTCTAGCTGGCGGAGGTGGTCACGCCTATACCTCGTCTAAGCACGCCTTAGCTGGCTTTACCAAGCAGTTGGCTCTAGACTATGCTGAGGCTGGTATTCAGGTCTTTGGGATTGCTCCAGGGGCAGTCAAGACAGCCATGACTGCTGCCGACTTTGAGCCAGGTGGATTGGCAGACTGGGTGGCTAGTGAAACGCCAATCAAGCGCTGGATCGAGCCAGAGGAAGTAGCAGAGATTAGCCTTTTCTTAGCAAGTGGAAAGGCGAGCGCCATGCAAGGACAAATCCTTACCATTGATGGTGGCTGGTCTTTGAAGTAG